A genomic segment from Vidua macroura isolate BioBank_ID:100142 chromosome Z, ASM2450914v1, whole genome shotgun sequence encodes:
- the SNAPC3 gene encoding snRNA-activating protein complex subunit 3 isoform X1: MAAAVAEAAAPDYESAELYTRSFRVGALGLSWRRLLGPPDLSLAAAAEEEEVDAAVAAALGCAPGTAAELRAVCSTDMLMSSEKEEDSDVIPEDSSLLTLRIRKKALDRREEKIIVDRACRQETLTYEMESHATGKRPDNPTDLIEEGELLLTLNIFYPVIFQKHKDHKPYQTVLVLGSQKLTELRDSISCVSDLQIGGEFSCQPDQAPEHISKDLYKSAFFYFEGIFYNDKRYPECRDLSRIIIEWSESHDRGYENLQSAKMEDYVFNDLSLKIGFPYLYCHQGNCEHIIIITDIRLIHHDDCLDRNLYPLLVKKHWLCTRKCFVCKMYTARWVTNRDSLAPEDPCFFCDVCFRMLHYDAEGNKLGEFLAYPYVDPGIFN; this comes from the exons ATGGCGGCGGCCgtggcggaggcggcggcgcccgACTACGAGTCGGCGGAGCTGTACACGCGCTCGTTCCGCGTGGGCGCCCTGGGCCTCAGCTGGCGACGGCTGCTGGGACCGCCCGACCTGTcgctggcggcggcggcggaggaggaggaggtggacgCGGCCGTGGCGGCGGCGCTGGGCTGCGCGCCGGGCACGGCGGCCGAGCTGCGCGCCGTCTGCAG CACTGATATGTTAATGTCttctgaaaaagaagaggaCTCAGATGTTATTCCTGAAGATAGCAGCTTGCTCACTCTTCG AATTAGAAAGAAGGCCTTAGataggagagaagaaaaaattattgtgGATCGGGCTTGCAGACAAGAAACTCTTACCTATGAGATG GAGTCACATGCAACTGGAAAGAGGCCAGACAATCCAACAGATCTAATTGAGGAGGGTGAACTACTTTTAACTCTGAACATATTTTATCCTGTTATATTTCAGAAG CATAAAGATCACAAACCCTACCAAACAGTCCTTGTACTGGGCAGCCAGAAGCTCACTGAGCTGAGAGACTCGATTTCCTGCGTCAGTGACCTCCAGATAGGTGGTGAGTTCAGCTGTCAGCCAGATCAAGCACCAGAGCATATCAGCAAG GATCTCTACAAATCTGCCTTCTTCTATTTTGAAGGCATCTTCTATAATGATAAAAGATACCCAGAGTGCAGAGATCTGAGCAG aataaTTATAGAGTGGTCAGAATCTCATGACAGAGGCTATGAAAATCTTCAGTCTGCTAAAATGGAGGACTATGTATTTAATGATTTATCCCTCAAAATTGGCTTTCCATACCTTTACTGTCACCAAGGGAACTGTGAACacatcattataatcacagaTATAAG GCTTATTCATCATGATGACTGTCTGGACAGGAATCTGTATCCCTTGCTGGTCAAGAAACATTGGCTATGTAccagaaaatgttttgtgtgCAAGATGTATACAGCAAG GTGGGTAACCAACAGAGACAGTCTGGCACCAGAGGATCCTTGTTTCTTCTGTGATGTTTGTTTCCGGATGCTCCATTATGATGCAGAAGGCAATAAACTGGGGGAGTTTCTTGCATATCCTTATGTTGAtcctgggattttcaactga
- the SNAPC3 gene encoding snRNA-activating protein complex subunit 3 isoform X2 → MAAAVAEAAAPDYESAELYTRSFRVGALGLSWRRLLGPPDLSLAAAAEEEEVDAAVAAALGCAPGTAAELRAVCSTDMLMSSEKEEDSDVIPEDSSLLTLRIRKKALDRREEKIIVDRACRQETLTYEMESHATGKRPDNPTDLIEEGELLLTLNIFYPVIFQKHKDHKPYQTVLVLGSQKLTELRDSISCVSDLQIGGEFSCQPDQAPEHISKDLYKSAFFYFEGIFYNDKRYPECRDLSRIIIEWSESHDRGYENLQSAKMEDYVFNDLSLKIGFPYLYCHQGNCEHIIIITDIRSLMYQSIDNTWCFPKGA, encoded by the exons ATGGCGGCGGCCgtggcggaggcggcggcgcccgACTACGAGTCGGCGGAGCTGTACACGCGCTCGTTCCGCGTGGGCGCCCTGGGCCTCAGCTGGCGACGGCTGCTGGGACCGCCCGACCTGTcgctggcggcggcggcggaggaggaggaggtggacgCGGCCGTGGCGGCGGCGCTGGGCTGCGCGCCGGGCACGGCGGCCGAGCTGCGCGCCGTCTGCAG CACTGATATGTTAATGTCttctgaaaaagaagaggaCTCAGATGTTATTCCTGAAGATAGCAGCTTGCTCACTCTTCG AATTAGAAAGAAGGCCTTAGataggagagaagaaaaaattattgtgGATCGGGCTTGCAGACAAGAAACTCTTACCTATGAGATG GAGTCACATGCAACTGGAAAGAGGCCAGACAATCCAACAGATCTAATTGAGGAGGGTGAACTACTTTTAACTCTGAACATATTTTATCCTGTTATATTTCAGAAG CATAAAGATCACAAACCCTACCAAACAGTCCTTGTACTGGGCAGCCAGAAGCTCACTGAGCTGAGAGACTCGATTTCCTGCGTCAGTGACCTCCAGATAGGTGGTGAGTTCAGCTGTCAGCCAGATCAAGCACCAGAGCATATCAGCAAG GATCTCTACAAATCTGCCTTCTTCTATTTTGAAGGCATCTTCTATAATGATAAAAGATACCCAGAGTGCAGAGATCTGAGCAG aataaTTATAGAGTGGTCAGAATCTCATGACAGAGGCTATGAAAATCTTCAGTCTGCTAAAATGGAGGACTATGTATTTAATGATTTATCCCTCAAAATTGGCTTTCCATACCTTTACTGTCACCAAGGGAACTGTGAACacatcattataatcacagaTATAAG GAGCCTGATGTATCAAAGTATTGATAATACATGGTGCTTTCCAAAAGGAGCATAA